The following is a genomic window from Candidatus Dormiibacterota bacterium.
AGCCGGTAGATGCTCGAGCCGGTGTGGAGCGCCCCGCGGATGTGGCGGTCGATGGCGGCGCAGCCCTGGCCGGCGTGGTCGATGGCGCTGGCGGTGAGCCGCGGCAGCGACTCCGCCTCGGCGGGGAAGTCGCACTCGTGGGTGACCCCGACCACCTCGGGGCCGGCGCCGATGGCGAAGAGCAGCTCGGTGGCGCTGGGCAGCAGCGAGGCGATGCGCACCGCGGTGGCGGCTAGCCGGCCGCGACCCGCCGCTTCGGCGCCGCGGTCCGCAGGGTGCGCAGCAGCGAGACCATCTCGACGGCGGCGAGGGCGGCGTCGGCGCCCTTGTTGCCGTGCTTGCCGCCGGCGCGGTCGATCGCCTGCTCCAGGGTCTCGGTGGTGACGATCCCGAAGGCGGTGGGGATCCGGGCGCGCATGCCGATGCCGCCCACCCCCCGGCTGGCCTCGCCGGCGACGAAGTCGAAGTGGGGGGTCTCCCCGCGGATCACCACCCCGAGGCAGACGATGGCGTCGACCCTGGCCTGGTCGGCGATCTCCTGGGCGGCGAGCGGGATCTCGAAGCTCCCCGGCACCCAGACCACGGTGATGTCGTCCTCGGCGGCGCCGTGGCGCACCAGGGCGTCGACCGAGCCCTCCAGCAGGCGCTGGGCGACGAAGTCGTTGAACCGCGCGACCACGATGGCGACCCGCAT
Proteins encoded in this region:
- the ribE gene encoding 6,7-dimethyl-8-ribityllumazine synthase; translation: MNVIAGKLDATGMRVAIVVARFNDFVAQRLLEGSVDALVRHGAAEDDITVVWVPGSFEIPLAAQEIADQARVDAIVCLGVVIRGETPHFDFVAGEASRGVGGIGMRARIPTAFGIVTTETLEQAIDRAGGKHGNKGADAALAAVEMVSLLRTLRTAAPKRRVAAG